The following coding sequences are from one Tolumonas lignilytica window:
- the mlaF gene encoding phospholipid ABC transporter ATP-binding protein MlaF, whose amino-acid sequence MSNSLIQIQNLSFSHGERLIYDNISLEIPKGKITAFMGPSGIGKTTLLRLIGGQIKPDQGKILFDGNDIPQLKRGDLYAIRKRMSMLFQSGALFSGISVFDNVAYPLREHTHLPEEIIRTLVLMKLESVGLRGAANLMPAQLSGGMARRAALARAIALDPELIMYDEPFAGQDPITMGVLVKLIRELNQSLGITSVIVSHDVAEVMSIADHVYLIANHRIVAQGSPEELRREGNPEVVQFVQGLPDGPVPFHYPAVELLQEL is encoded by the coding sequence GTGAGCAATTCGTTGATCCAGATCCAAAACTTAAGTTTCAGTCATGGAGAGCGGTTGATTTACGACAATATCAGTCTGGAGATACCCAAAGGCAAAATTACGGCATTCATGGGCCCCAGTGGTATTGGTAAAACGACGCTGTTACGGTTGATCGGTGGACAGATCAAGCCGGATCAAGGAAAGATCCTCTTTGATGGGAATGATATTCCGCAGTTAAAGCGGGGTGATCTTTATGCGATCCGCAAACGTATGAGCATGTTGTTTCAAAGCGGTGCGCTATTCAGTGGGATCAGTGTCTTTGATAACGTAGCATACCCGTTGCGTGAACATACCCACTTACCCGAGGAGATTATCCGCACTCTGGTGCTGATGAAACTGGAATCGGTCGGGTTGCGTGGTGCCGCGAATTTGATGCCTGCGCAGCTTTCTGGCGGTATGGCGCGTCGTGCGGCGTTGGCGCGGGCCATTGCGTTGGATCCTGAGCTGATCATGTATGATGAACCGTTTGCCGGACAGGACCCGATCACCATGGGGGTTCTGGTGAAATTGATCCGGGAGCTTAATCAATCGCTGGGGATCACGTCGGTGATTGTTTCGCATGATGTGGCTGAAGTGATGAGCATTGCCGATCATGTGTATTTGATTGCGAATCATCGGATCGTCGCACAGGGTTCTCCGGAAGAATTACGGCGTGAAGGTAATCCGGAAGTTGTGCAGTTCGTGCAGGGGTTACCGGATGGCCCGGTTCCATTTCATTATCCAGCCGTTGAATTGTTACAGGAATTGTAG
- the degS gene encoding outer membrane-stress sensor serine endopeptidase DegS, which yields MIIAALRYIGKAVLLGLLLAGLIIWAPRLRQFSFDTPDPRDSPPLSYAYAASRAGPAVVNIYTRSFQHSSLNNGKELLPQSLGSGVIMQRKGYVLTNFHVIADADQIIVALQDGRVFTAELVGADVPTDLAVLSISADNLPEIPQDPQLSPLVGDVVLAIGNPYNVGQTITQGIISATGRIGLSTMGPDSNGRQDLLQTDAAINSGNSGGALVNTRGELVGINAGSYHSGTSQEGYGISFAIPYRLAKRIMDELIAHGRVKRGYVGISSIQIDSVTAKLEDAKMSQGLMIENMDSEGPAAKGGLQRGDFLLRINDKPIVNVRDAMDLIAEMQPGTKAKFTVLRNGKQLDFMITVDEDMRFNKTNNG from the coding sequence ATGATAATCGCAGCCTTACGTTATATTGGCAAAGCCGTGCTATTAGGGCTGTTGCTTGCTGGTTTGATTATCTGGGCTCCTCGCCTGCGTCAATTCAGTTTTGATACTCCCGATCCACGGGATTCTCCACCCTTGAGTTATGCCTATGCAGCCAGTCGCGCAGGTCCGGCCGTTGTCAATATATACACTCGCAGTTTTCAGCACTCCTCGCTGAACAATGGCAAAGAATTATTACCACAAAGCCTGGGTTCTGGTGTGATCATGCAGCGTAAGGGCTATGTTCTCACCAATTTCCATGTTATTGCCGATGCAGATCAAATCATTGTGGCCTTGCAGGATGGTCGGGTTTTTACCGCCGAGTTAGTCGGTGCGGATGTGCCTACCGATCTGGCGGTGCTGTCAATTTCTGCTGATAATCTGCCGGAAATTCCCCAAGATCCGCAGCTATCGCCCCTAGTCGGCGATGTCGTGCTGGCTATCGGTAACCCCTATAACGTTGGTCAGACCATCACGCAGGGTATTATTAGTGCCACAGGCCGCATCGGTCTTAGCACAATGGGGCCAGACAGTAACGGGCGTCAGGATCTGTTACAGACGGATGCCGCCATTAATTCCGGGAATTCTGGTGGAGCCTTAGTCAATACCCGAGGCGAATTGGTTGGTATCAATGCCGGTTCCTATCATTCCGGTACATCACAGGAGGGATATGGCATCAGTTTTGCGATCCCATATCGCCTGGCAAAACGGATCATGGATGAACTGATTGCCCATGGCCGCGTAAAACGGGGATATGTGGGAATTTCAAGTATTCAAATCGATTCCGTCACGGCGAAATTAGAAGACGCCAAGATGTCACAGGGCTTAATGATCGAAAATATGGATAGTGAAGGTCCTGCAGCCAAGGGGGGCTTACAACGTGGCGATTTTCTGTTGCGGATCAACGATAAACCCATTGTCAACGTTCGCGACGCCATGGATCTTATTGCTGAAATGCAACCCGGAACCAAAGCAAAATTCACCGTCTTGCGTAACGGAAAACAGCTCGATTTCATGATTACCGTTGATGAAGATATGCGCTTCAATAAAACCAACAATGGATAA
- the kdsC gene encoding 3-deoxy-manno-octulosonate-8-phosphatase KdsC, translated as MSELITTCYGPVEKHVMTLAADIRLLVCDVDGVLSDGLIYMGNDGEELKTFHTHDGFGIKALLNAGIDVAVITGRNSNIVQRRMQALGVQHIYQGQGNKLPAFEDLLDKLELSASQAAYIGDDVIDLPVMNNAALGIAVANAHPLVRQKADWVTHTRGGEGAVREVCDLILLAQGLFDSAQGMSI; from the coding sequence ATGAGCGAGTTAATAACGACCTGTTATGGCCCTGTAGAAAAGCACGTTATGACACTGGCGGCTGATATTCGTCTGTTGGTTTGCGATGTCGATGGCGTCTTGTCAGATGGACTGATCTATATGGGCAACGACGGCGAAGAGCTGAAAACGTTTCATACCCATGATGGTTTCGGCATCAAAGCCTTGCTCAATGCCGGTATCGATGTGGCAGTCATTACTGGTCGTAATTCCAACATCGTGCAGCGCCGCATGCAGGCGCTCGGTGTCCAGCATATCTATCAAGGTCAGGGTAACAAATTGCCGGCCTTTGAAGATCTGTTAGATAAACTGGAACTTTCTGCCTCGCAAGCTGCCTATATCGGGGATGACGTCATTGATTTGCCCGTCATGAACAATGCTGCACTCGGTATTGCGGTCGCCAATGCGCACCCGCTGGTACGACAGAAGGCAGACTGGGTGACCCATACCCGTGGGGGTGAAGGCGCTGTGCGGGAAGTATGCGATCTGATTCTGCTTGCTCAGGGTTTGTTCGACTCGGCCCAGGGAATGTCAATATGA
- a CDS encoding STAS domain-containing protein, which translates to MKLTGSLNAEQVTQLWAERATLFRQNMVDLGTATKIDSAGVAFLVKWAQACQADNQRLSITGASPELVRLLALYGVSTLFDLVSPQ; encoded by the coding sequence ATGAAGCTGACAGGCAGTCTGAATGCTGAACAAGTGACACAATTATGGGCGGAACGGGCAACCCTGTTCCGCCAGAACATGGTTGATCTTGGTACAGCAACGAAGATTGATTCTGCCGGAGTGGCTTTTTTGGTGAAGTGGGCTCAGGCTTGTCAGGCTGATAATCAGCGCCTTTCTATTACCGGCGCGTCACCCGAATTAGTGCGGTTGCTCGCTTTATATGGCGTCAGCACACTGTTCGATCTGGTATCACCGCAATAA
- the lptB gene encoding LPS export ABC transporter ATP-binding protein, giving the protein MALLQASGLKKSYKGRQVVQNVSLQVATGQVVGLLGPNGAGKTTSFYMIVGLVPQDGGTVTIDEQNITSMPMHQRARHGIGYLPQEASIFRRLTVEENLLGVLQLRGELTRAEQKEKMEALLEEFHIGHIRKNTGMSLSGGERRRVEIARALAVEPRFILLDEPFAGVDPISVIDIKRIIEHLRDRGLGVLITDHNVRETLDVCEKAYIVSHGNLIAEGTPAEILQNEHVKQVYLGEGFTL; this is encoded by the coding sequence ATGGCTCTTTTGCAAGCAAGCGGTCTGAAGAAAAGTTATAAAGGCCGACAAGTGGTTCAAAATGTCAGTCTCCAGGTGGCGACCGGGCAGGTCGTAGGCCTGTTAGGGCCAAATGGTGCAGGCAAAACCACCTCTTTTTATATGATTGTCGGACTGGTACCGCAAGATGGTGGAACCGTCACCATTGATGAACAAAACATCACGTCCATGCCCATGCATCAGCGTGCACGTCATGGTATTGGCTATCTTCCACAGGAAGCCTCCATTTTTCGCCGCCTGACGGTGGAAGAGAACTTACTTGGCGTCTTACAACTGCGCGGCGAACTGACCCGGGCGGAGCAAAAAGAAAAAATGGAAGCCTTGCTGGAAGAATTTCATATCGGTCATATTCGGAAAAACACAGGTATGAGTCTCTCCGGAGGGGAACGCCGCCGGGTAGAAATAGCGCGGGCCTTGGCCGTAGAGCCCCGCTTTATTCTGCTGGATGAGCCGTTTGCAGGTGTTGATCCTATTTCCGTGATCGACATTAAACGCATCATTGAGCATTTACGTGATCGCGGTCTCGGTGTATTAATTACCGATCATAACGTGCGTGAAACGTTGGATGTCTGCGAAAAAGCCTATATTGTCAGCCATGGAAACCTGATTGCTGAAGGCACACCGGCAGAGATCCTGCAAAATGAGCATGTGAAACAAGTTTACCTCGGTGAAGGATTTACCCTGTAA
- the mlaD gene encoding outer membrane lipid asymmetry maintenance protein MlaD translates to MKFSKIEFLVGCFMLAGIFAGVMLALKVAGLSFSSQGDSYAVYASFDNIGSLKVRAPVKIGGVVIGRVSNISIDVKNFTPKVEMQIESRYNQLSDTSTAAIRTSGLLGEQYIAITPGFSDADMGTAMLKNGDSITDTKSALVLEDLIGKFVYGQANGKSAEPTSAAKSTNH, encoded by the coding sequence ATGAAGTTCAGTAAAATTGAGTTTCTGGTTGGATGTTTCATGCTGGCAGGTATTTTTGCCGGTGTGATGTTGGCCCTCAAAGTGGCCGGGCTGAGTTTTAGTAGCCAGGGGGATAGCTACGCGGTATATGCCAGTTTTGATAATATCGGCAGCCTTAAGGTGCGGGCACCGGTCAAAATTGGGGGGGTGGTGATTGGACGGGTTTCTAATATTTCAATTGATGTTAAAAACTTCACCCCTAAAGTGGAAATGCAGATCGAAAGCCGTTACAACCAATTGTCTGATACAAGCACCGCCGCCATTCGGACTTCAGGTCTATTAGGTGAACAATATATTGCTATTACGCCTGGATTTTCTGATGCCGACATGGGTACTGCTATGTTGAAAAACGGGGATTCCATTACCGACACCAAATCGGCATTAGTGCTGGAAGATTTGATCGGCAAGTTCGTCTATGGACAAGCAAATGGTAAGTCTGCTGAGCCGACCTCGGCAGCGAAAAGTACCAATCACTAA
- the lptC gene encoding LPS export ABC transporter periplasmic protein LptC, producing MISRQTLLMFFLFLASLLAWQWSSQRDNQNAQLQKQDLSLPSFTATKLHNQRYSADGKLTDIFTADQAFYYQQDKMTKTTHPVLQTFDPDGQKAWNISANSGQLFSNDRLILHDNVLIKNHNPAIDVDRMQTSYLEMDINKHQITSDKPITIDSPDYHVQGVGLHADLNNKRYQILDQGHATYFKPR from the coding sequence ATGATCAGCCGGCAAACGCTACTGATGTTTTTCCTGTTTTTAGCCTCTCTGCTGGCTTGGCAATGGTCTTCGCAGCGCGATAATCAGAATGCTCAATTGCAGAAACAAGATCTTTCTTTACCCAGTTTTACTGCGACCAAACTTCATAACCAGCGCTACTCAGCAGATGGGAAGTTAACCGATATTTTTACTGCAGATCAGGCTTTTTATTATCAGCAAGATAAAATGACCAAGACCACACACCCGGTATTACAGACATTTGATCCTGATGGTCAAAAAGCCTGGAATATTTCCGCCAACAGCGGCCAGCTTTTCAGTAACGATCGCTTGATTTTGCACGATAACGTATTGATCAAAAATCATAATCCGGCAATAGATGTTGATCGTATGCAAACCTCGTATCTGGAAATGGACATTAATAAACATCAGATAACGAGCGACAAGCCCATTACTATTGACAGCCCGGATTATCATGTACAAGGTGTCGGCTTACATGCTGATTTGAATAACAAACGCTACCAAATTCTGGACCAAGGACATGCGACTTACTTTAAGCCACGTTAG
- the mlaC gene encoding phospholipid-binding protein MlaC — translation MFKWVSRWVVWLFLLVSAQAFAINAQDPYSLVKDAAGKTFLRLEQDAPQVKKDPNYLRTIVREELMPYVDNKFAAYKVIGAELKNTTPEQRDRFVKAFTDYIVATYADALGKYDKQTIQVESSQPVDDKKEVSVKVTVIDPSKPEINVVFQLRKNSRTGEWKVFDMVAEGVSLLSSKQSELGGSIRQKGIDSVSSMLEQHNLKPATLQSKQS, via the coding sequence ATGTTTAAGTGGGTAAGTCGTTGGGTTGTCTGGTTATTCCTGCTGGTATCAGCGCAGGCATTTGCGATCAATGCGCAAGATCCATACTCGCTGGTTAAAGACGCTGCTGGAAAAACGTTTTTGCGGTTGGAACAAGATGCACCACAAGTCAAAAAGGATCCGAACTACCTGCGCACTATTGTTCGTGAGGAGTTGATGCCTTATGTCGATAACAAGTTTGCTGCCTATAAGGTCATTGGTGCAGAACTGAAAAACACCACACCAGAACAACGGGATCGGTTTGTTAAGGCATTCACTGACTATATTGTGGCTACCTATGCCGATGCATTAGGGAAATACGATAAACAGACGATTCAGGTCGAATCCAGCCAGCCTGTTGATGATAAAAAAGAAGTGTCAGTGAAGGTGACCGTTATTGACCCGAGTAAGCCTGAAATTAACGTAGTATTCCAACTGCGGAAAAACAGTCGCACCGGGGAATGGAAAGTATTCGACATGGTTGCGGAAGGAGTCAGTCTGCTGTCGTCAAAACAATCAGAACTGGGTGGTTCAATTCGACAGAAAGGGATCGACAGTGTGAGTTCTATGCTGGAACAACATAACCTGAAACCAGCAACATTACAGAGTAAACAGTCATGA
- the mlaE gene encoding lipid asymmetry maintenance ABC transporter permease subunit MlaE, with protein sequence MLVDFISRLGRRGIQSLNTIGRAGIMLYQALIGRPEPRKHFPLLIQQLYVVGVESVLIILVSGLFIGMVLGLQGYRVLVDFGAEASLGPLVALSLLRELGPVVTALLFAGRAGSALTAEIGLMKATEQLSSLEMMAVDPLRRIISPRFWAGAISLPLLSLMFCFIGIIGGKLVGVDWLGADDGGFWSSMQASVDWNKDIVQGIYKAIVFALAVTWVALFNGYDSQPTAAGISQATTRTVVHASLLVLGLDFLMTAVMFR encoded by the coding sequence ATGTTGGTGGATTTTATCAGCCGTCTTGGACGGCGGGGCATCCAGAGCCTGAACACGATCGGACGAGCCGGGATCATGCTGTATCAGGCATTGATCGGACGACCCGAGCCGAGAAAACATTTTCCACTACTGATCCAGCAGCTTTATGTTGTTGGCGTTGAATCGGTGTTGATTATTTTGGTTTCCGGTTTGTTTATCGGTATGGTGCTCGGTTTGCAAGGTTACCGAGTCTTAGTGGATTTCGGTGCAGAAGCATCACTGGGGCCGTTAGTGGCACTGTCATTGTTACGAGAGCTGGGCCCTGTGGTGACGGCGTTATTATTTGCAGGTCGTGCCGGTTCAGCCTTGACAGCCGAAATCGGGTTAATGAAAGCGACAGAGCAACTCAGCAGTCTGGAAATGATGGCGGTCGACCCTTTGCGTCGCATTATTTCACCACGATTCTGGGCTGGCGCAATCAGCCTGCCGCTGTTATCCCTGATGTTTTGTTTCATTGGTATCATTGGGGGCAAATTGGTCGGGGTTGACTGGTTGGGGGCTGATGACGGTGGTTTCTGGTCATCCATGCAAGCTTCTGTGGACTGGAACAAGGATATTGTTCAGGGCATTTATAAAGCCATTGTTTTTGCATTGGCTGTCACATGGGTCGCACTGTTTAATGGTTATGACAGTCAGCCCACGGCAGCAGGGATCAGTCAGGCAACCACTCGTACCGTGGTTCATGCCTCATTGCTGGTATTAGGATTGGATTTTTTAATGACAGCCGTCATGTTCAGGTGA
- the lptA gene encoding lipopolysaccharide transport periplasmic protein LptA, with amino-acid sequence MRLTLSHVSFGLMLLFSASAFAKQSDYQQPVTVDSVSQQAELNANKVTFLQDVKITQGSIIIHADKVVVLRHEKGNDEMIATGYPATFFQILDNGKPVNASANELRYQLKDRLVTLTGKAELKQDDNQVNGDVIRYDIQKQQMVAQSSGKGSRVKTIFLPQEIDEFNKAGKQ; translated from the coding sequence ATGCGACTTACTTTAAGCCACGTTAGTTTTGGATTGATGCTGCTGTTCTCGGCCAGCGCTTTTGCGAAACAATCCGATTATCAGCAACCTGTGACGGTTGACTCGGTCAGCCAGCAGGCCGAATTGAATGCCAACAAAGTGACCTTTCTTCAAGACGTCAAGATCACTCAGGGGTCTATCATTATCCATGCCGATAAAGTCGTGGTATTACGTCATGAAAAAGGCAATGATGAAATGATTGCCACCGGCTATCCGGCGACATTTTTCCAAATCCTGGATAATGGCAAACCAGTCAATGCCAGTGCCAACGAACTGCGCTATCAACTCAAAGATCGCTTGGTCACCTTAACGGGAAAAGCCGAGCTGAAACAGGATGATAATCAAGTGAACGGCGATGTGATCCGCTATGACATCCAGAAGCAACAGATGGTTGCACAGAGCAGTGGCAAAGGTTCTCGCGTAAAAACCATTTTCCTACCACAGGAAATTGACGAATTTAACAAAGCAGGCAAACAATAA
- the ibaG gene encoding BolA family iron metabolism protein IbaG, protein MHPTEIESILRAALALDELHVQGDNGHYQVIAVSSLFAGMSRVKKQQTIYAPLTEHIASNAIHALSIKAFTPEEWQRDRKLNGF, encoded by the coding sequence ATGCATCCAACCGAGATTGAGAGTATTCTTCGGGCCGCTCTCGCGCTGGACGAGTTACATGTACAGGGTGACAATGGTCACTATCAAGTTATTGCCGTTTCCTCCCTGTTTGCCGGTATGAGCCGGGTGAAAAAACAGCAGACTATTTATGCTCCGCTGACGGAACATATTGCCAGCAATGCCATCCATGCCCTGAGTATCAAAGCGTTTACACCTGAAGAGTGGCAACGCGATCGGAAACTGAACGGTTTTTAA
- a CDS encoding KpsF/GutQ family sugar-phosphate isomerase, with protein sequence MTTNFDFRQSAQRVLRLELQAIEGLFQTLDEQFSQACQMLFECRGKVVVMGMGKSGHIARKMAASFASTGTPSFFIHPGEASHGDLGMLSANDIVIAISNSGESNEIMAVLPVIKRWGIPLICMTSRPDSTMAKEADIHLCLHVEQEACSLGLAPTSSTTATLVLGDALAVSLLEARGFTADDFAMSHPGGALGRKLLLRNADIMHQGELIPAVSDQATVSDALLEMSRKGLGMTAILDNAGTLAGIFTDGDLRRILDQQLDIHTTPITKVMTVNCITVPAEMLVAQSVKLMQERKINALIVLDKQRHPIGAFNMHDVLKAGVV encoded by the coding sequence ATGACAACCAATTTTGATTTCCGCCAGTCCGCACAACGGGTTTTACGCTTGGAGTTGCAAGCGATAGAAGGGCTTTTTCAAACGCTGGATGAACAATTCAGTCAGGCTTGTCAGATGCTCTTTGAGTGTCGCGGTAAAGTCGTGGTGATGGGAATGGGTAAATCAGGCCACATTGCCCGTAAAATGGCCGCGAGTTTTGCCAGTACCGGCACGCCGTCCTTTTTTATCCACCCAGGCGAAGCCAGCCACGGTGATCTTGGCATGCTGAGTGCCAATGACATTGTCATTGCCATTTCCAACTCTGGTGAAAGCAATGAGATTATGGCCGTCCTGCCTGTGATCAAGCGCTGGGGGATCCCGCTAATCTGCATGACCAGCCGTCCTGATTCCACCATGGCCAAAGAGGCGGATATTCATCTTTGCCTGCATGTGGAACAAGAAGCCTGCTCATTAGGACTCGCACCTACCTCCAGCACCACCGCTACGTTAGTGCTCGGCGATGCGCTGGCTGTATCGTTGCTGGAAGCCCGAGGGTTCACCGCCGATGACTTCGCCATGTCGCACCCAGGCGGAGCGCTGGGTCGAAAACTGCTATTACGCAACGCCGATATTATGCATCAGGGCGAACTGATACCCGCGGTCTCCGATCAGGCGACGGTGAGTGATGCCTTACTCGAAATGAGTCGTAAAGGCCTTGGCATGACTGCCATTCTGGATAATGCCGGAACCCTGGCCGGTATTTTCACTGATGGCGATTTACGTCGCATACTGGATCAGCAGCTTGATATCCATACCACCCCGATCACCAAAGTCATGACGGTCAATTGCATCACCGTGCCAGCCGAAATGCTGGTGGCCCAATCGGTTAAACTGATGCAGGAAAGAAAAATCAACGCACTGATTGTGCTGGATAAACAACGCCATCCTATCGGTGCTTTTAATATGCATGATGTCCTCAAAGCCGGTGTAGTATGA
- the murA gene encoding UDP-N-acetylglucosamine 1-carboxyvinyltransferase, whose translation MDKFRVQGPTQLTGEVIISGAKNAALPILFAALLAEKPVEIQNVPKLRDIDTTMKLLSQLGARVERNGSVHVDAGPVNVFCAPYELVKTMRASIWALGPLVARFGQGQVSLPGGCAIGARPVDLHIHGLEQLGAKITLEEGYVKASVDGRLKGAHIVMDKVSVGATVTIMCAATLAEGKTVIENAAREPEIVDTANFLNTLGAKISGAGTDKIIIEGVERLGGGVYRVLPDRIETGTFLIAAAVTGGKIVCRNTRPDTLDAVLAKLTEAGADIDVGDDWISLDMHGRRPKAVNIRTAPHPGFPTDMQAQFSLLNMVAEGTGVITETIFENRFMHIPELIRMGGHAEIESNTVICHGVERLSGAQVMATDLRASASLVLAGFVAQGTTMVDRIYHIDRGYEHIEEKLRALGGQIERIKAE comes from the coding sequence ATGGATAAATTTCGTGTGCAGGGGCCAACCCAGCTCACCGGTGAGGTTATTATTTCCGGTGCCAAAAATGCTGCTCTGCCCATTCTTTTTGCTGCGTTACTCGCAGAAAAACCAGTAGAAATCCAGAACGTACCTAAATTACGTGATATTGATACGACCATGAAACTGCTGAGTCAGTTAGGGGCTCGTGTCGAACGCAACGGTTCCGTGCATGTGGATGCCGGCCCGGTTAATGTATTTTGTGCTCCGTATGAACTGGTAAAAACCATGAGAGCTTCGATCTGGGCATTAGGGCCACTGGTGGCCCGTTTTGGTCAGGGACAAGTCTCCTTACCGGGCGGTTGTGCTATCGGTGCGCGTCCGGTGGATTTGCATATTCATGGCTTGGAGCAGCTGGGTGCCAAAATCACCCTTGAGGAAGGCTACGTTAAAGCCAGCGTCGACGGTCGTCTGAAAGGCGCGCATATCGTTATGGATAAGGTGAGTGTTGGCGCAACCGTGACAATCATGTGTGCTGCAACGCTGGCTGAAGGTAAGACCGTCATTGAAAATGCGGCTCGTGAACCTGAAATCGTCGATACAGCGAATTTCCTGAACACACTGGGTGCAAAAATCAGCGGTGCTGGTACAGACAAGATTATTATTGAGGGTGTGGAACGCTTAGGTGGCGGTGTCTATCGCGTGCTGCCCGATCGTATTGAGACGGGCACCTTCCTGATTGCTGCGGCTGTGACCGGTGGTAAAATCGTCTGCCGCAATACCCGTCCTGATACACTGGATGCCGTGCTGGCCAAATTGACAGAGGCGGGAGCCGATATCGATGTGGGTGACGATTGGATCAGTCTGGACATGCACGGTCGTCGTCCCAAGGCTGTCAATATTCGCACAGCACCCCATCCAGGGTTTCCAACCGATATGCAAGCTCAGTTCAGCCTGCTGAATATGGTGGCAGAGGGAACCGGGGTGATCACGGAAACCATCTTTGAAAACCGCTTCATGCATATTCCTGAACTCATTCGTATGGGCGGTCATGCAGAAATCGAGAGCAATACCGTGATTTGTCATGGTGTTGAGCGTTTATCGGGGGCTCAGGTGATGGCCACTGATCTACGAGCGTCAGCCAGTCTGGTTTTGGCTGGTTTTGTTGCGCAAGGTACGACGATGGTTGATCGTATTTACCATATCGATCGCGGTTACGAGCACATCGAAGAAAAATTGCGTGCGCTGGGTGGACAGATCGAGCGGATAAAGGCCGAATAA